The Aminivibrio sp. genome includes the window CTCGACTACCCCGGCGTGGGCCCCGAGCACAGCCATCTCGCCGAAACAGGACGGGCGACCTACGTCTCCGCCACCGACGACGAGGCGGTAGACGCCTTTCTTCGGACATGCAGGCTGGAGGGGATCATCCCGGCCCTGGAAAGCGCCCACGCCCTCGCCCACGTCTACCGCACCGCGGGAAACCTGCCGAAAGACCACATTGTCATGGTGAACCTGTCCGGACGGGGAGACAAAGACATGGACACCATCCTGTCCCTGCCGCAAAAGGAGGAAAGGTCATGAAAACCCTCAGCTCGGCCTTCGAAGGCAAAAAAGCGCTCGTTACCTATATTTCCGCCGGAGATCCGGATCTCGAGACCACGGCGTTCCTGCTGAAGCTCCTGGACACAGAAGGTGCGGACGTGCTGGAAGTGGGCATCCCCTTTTCCGACCCCCTTGCGGACGGCCCCGTGATCCAGCAGGCTGCCCAGAGGGCCCTCGCGGGAGGCGCCACCCTGAAGAAGATCCTCGGCATGCTGAAGGACCTTCGGGACGAAATATCCGCCCCACGGGTGCTCATGGGGTACATGAACTCCGTCCTCGCCTACGGCCCTGAGAAGTTCGCCGCCGATGCCGCCGGGGCGGGAGTATCGGGGGTCATCATCCCCGACCTGCCCTTCCACCAGGGAGAGCATCTCGCTTCCCTCCTCAGGGAACGAGGGGTGGACTTC containing:
- the trpA gene encoding tryptophan synthase subunit alpha, translating into MKTLSSAFEGKKALVTYISAGDPDLETTAFLLKLLDTEGADVLEVGIPFSDPLADGPVIQQAAQRALAGGATLKKILGMLKDLRDEISAPRVLMGYMNSVLAYGPEKFAADAAGAGVSGVIIPDLPFHQGEHLASLLRERGVDFILMVTPNTPAERLKGIAERASGFLYCVSRLGVTGESGTTGGSPKEYIDRIRSHTSLPLALGFGVGSPEKAALAAEAADGVVVGSALISLLEPCGSDRELLRSKAVPFLRSLREAVGQKRRQTVPPERS